Genomic segment of Prochlorothrix hollandica PCC 9006 = CALU 1027:
ATACCCTGGATAACGTTCCTGGGGTCAGTAGTAGGACTAACCCTGACGCTGCTTATGCTTGGGGTTAGCAGAGCAAATGACCATGACTCGACCGCGCCGCCGAATTACACGACATTTTTCGCACATTTTCCGAACGGACGCTCTAACTTTCATAGTTCATTATGATTAAAGTTACAAACGCTCTATTTTAACAT
This window contains:
- the rpmJ gene encoding 50S ribosomal protein L36: MKVRASVRKMCEKCRVIRRRGRVMVICSANPKHKQRQG